Within Streptomyces antibioticus, the genomic segment GGCATCTACATGTACGTCACCCAGGCCGCCGCCATCCAGGACTACTGGTTCGACACCCGTGACCAGATCTATCCGACTGCCTTCCCGCACAAGGGAGTCGGCATGGTCTGGAGCAACGGCGGCTCCTACTCGACCTGGTTCTCCAGCGCCCCCGAGCAGATCCAGGGCATCAACCTGCTGCCGGTGACCGGCGGACACCTCTACCTCGGCTACGACCCCGCCTACGTCAGGACCAACTACCAGGAGATGCTGGACCAGTCGGGCCGGACCCAGCCGTCCATCTGGACCGACATCTGGTACGAGTACCTCGCCCTGGGCGACGGCGACGCGGCCCTCGCCGCCTTCCGCGCCAACCCGTCCTTCACCTCCGAGGAGGGCGAGAGCAAGGCCCACACCTTCCACTGGATCCGCAACCTCGCGGCCCTCGGCACCGTGGACACCACCGTCACGGCCGACCATCCGCTGACCAGCGTGTTCGTCAAGAACGGCGCCCGCACCTACGTCGCCTCCAACATCACCGACACCGACGCCACCGTGCGCTTCTCCGACGGGACCACCGTCCAGGTGCCCGCCGGCCGGACCGTCACGGCCGGCGCCCACGTCTGGTCCGGCGGCAGCGCGTCCGGCGGCGCCCCGGACCCCGACCCGACCCCGACCTCCACCCCCACGTCCACCCCGACCTCCACCCCCACGTCCACCCCGACCTCGACCCCCACCTCCTCCCCGTCACCGACCCCGACGCCCACCTCGTCCGACGGCACCGGCTCCTCGCCCACCCTCTATCTGACCGACGACGGGAAGCTGTCGGCCACGGCCGGCACCGCGGGCAGTGCGACGGTCCCGTCCGCCGACGGCGCCAACCGTGACGGCACCCCGTACAAGCCGCTCACCTACACCGCGTCCGGGCTCGACCTGGACCGCACCGGGGGCGGTACCCGGTTCGATCTGTCCGTCGACGCCGGAAACGTCGTCGGCAACGGCGTCCAGATCCAGGTGTCGTACGACTGCTCCGGCAGCGGTGGCACCTGGGACCGCGTCGAGACGTACCGCTACTTCGCCACCGACCCGGTCCCCGGCTGGGAGCACTACACCGAGAGCGCCGGACTGGCCTCCGCGACCGGCACCCTCTGCGATCTGAGCGACGGAACCGTGCAGGTCAAGGTGTGGAACGCCCTGGGCAACGCGCCCAGCACCCTCGGCACCGGGGAGCGGGCGGTCCTGCGCCTGCCCTTCGACTGACCAGGCAATCTCTCCAGACGGCCTGACGCCCGCCTCCGCCGAGGCGGGCGTCAGGCCGAGTCCGCGCCGTCGGCCTCGCGGGGCCAGTGGGTGAGGGCCATGTGCAGGGCGTCGACGGCCTTGTCCCAGGACCGCTGGACGTCCCGGGGCGCCCCGAAACCGCCCCCGGCCTCCAGGGCGCAGTACCCGTGGAAGGTGCTGCGCAGCAGCCGGACGGCGTCGGTGAGATCCGGTTCGGCCAGGCCGTAGCCCCGGAGCATCCCGTAGGTGATCTCGGCGGTGCGGCGCAGTTCCGGGCTGTCGGCCGCCGCGCTCTGGTCGATATGGATCTGGGTCGCCGCGTACCGCCCGGGGTACCGCAGCGCGTACTCCCGGTACGCCCCGGCGAAGGCGACCAGCGCGTCGCGGCCGGCCAGCCCGGCGACGGCGACCGCGATCCGGTCGATCATCTCGCCGCCGACCAGCAGCGCGAGCCGCGTCCGCAGGTCCTG encodes:
- a CDS encoding TetR-like C-terminal domain-containing protein; the protein is MPRVGLSTDRLVAAAAELADEAGFEGVTLSALARRFGVKDASLYSHVRSLQDLRTRLALLVGGEMIDRIAVAVAGLAGRDALVAFAGAYREYALRYPGRYAATQIHIDQSAAADSPELRRTAEITYGMLRGYGLAEPDLTDAVRLLRSTFHGYCALEAGGGFGAPRDVQRSWDKAVDALHMALTHWPREADGADSA